A stretch of Anoplolepis gracilipes chromosome 12, ASM4749672v1, whole genome shotgun sequence DNA encodes these proteins:
- the Dy gene encoding uncharacterized protein Dy — protein sequence MQLRIYILACLLLKGLARAEEVEVVEAIPGEDNRSENSALNRQDNELSNSDQLALDSIAEKDAGGNHYKPGALRGHPLLPPGRGALSLQRPHHNVAYHGPPPPLPPSKAQPEAMDKLYTTGGGGISTAVGVEPWPVATPDMPKIVSLDVKCEKNLMKVYLGFDKPFYGIVFSKGHYSNVNCVHLPAGLGRTSVNFEISIHACGTAGNTENGLYGYGAESGSGTYFENIIVVQYDPQVQEVWDQARKLRCTWHDLYEKSVTFRPFPVDMLDVVRADFAGDNVGCWMQIQVGKGPWASEVSGLVKIGQTMTMVLAIKDDDSKFDMLVRNCMAHDGKRAPIQLVDQRGCITRPKLMSRFTKIKNFGASASVLSYAHFQAFKFPDSMEVHFQCTIQICRYQCPEQCSESSPFLDNQGLLENHHHHHAAAINGHPDVGYGLPPPIPLPLEAYLQAAAGQPRDERRRKSREISHNPQKAVGVNRIIRVVSTGDLTFSIDEGNNSGEQLLNGGPTMIFPQRVHDNATSSAMICMTTPGFAITLIVLLAILLSSCVLSAYLFMRLRPFSARAKKSNVAGQNGSVTKKCSRTCFYS from the exons ATGCAGTTACGCATTTACATCCTAGCCTGTCTCCTATTGAAGGGG CTGGCTCGAGCCGAAGAAGTAGAGGTCGTAGAGGCAATTCCGGGGGAGGATAATCGGAGCGAGAATTCGGCGCTGAATCGTCAGGACAACGAGTTAAGCAATTCCGATCAATTGGCACTAGATTCAATAGCGGAGAAGGATGCGGGAGGAAATCACTACAAGCCAGGAGCTCTTCGAGGTCACCCTCTGCTACCACCGGGTCGAGGTGCGCTAAGTCTGCAACGTCCACATCACAATGTTGCTTATCACGGTCCGCCGCCGCCGTTGCCGCCTTCTAAAGCGCAACCGGAAGCGATGGACAAGCTCTACACGACCGGCGGCGGCGGTATCAGCACCGCGGTCGGCGTCGAACCCTGGCCGGTGGCGACGCCCGATATGCCGAAAATAGTATCGCTAGACGTGAAATGCGAGAAGAATCTGATGAAGGTTTACCTGGGCTTCGACAAGCCGTTTTACGGCATTGTCTTCAGCAAGGGCCATTATAGCAATGTAAATTGCGTTCACCTGCCGGCGGGACTGGGTCGCACATCTGTCAATTTTGAGATCAGCATACACGCGTGCGGCACGGCTGGTAACACGGAAAACGGACTATACGGCTACGGCGCCGAGTCTGGTTCCGGAACGTACTTCGAGAACATCATAGTAGTGCAGTATGATCCCCAGGTGCAGGAAGTCTGGGATCAGGCGCGCAAGCTGCGCTGCACCTGGCACGATCTGTACGAGAAGTCGGTCACTTTCCGTCCGTTCCCCGTCGACATGCTGGACGTGGTACGCGCAGACTTTGCCGGTGACAATGTAGGATGTTGGATGCAGATACAGGTAGGAAAGGGACCGTGGGCCTCCGAGGTCTCGGGACTCGTCAAGATCGGTCAGACGATGACGATGGTGCTTGCGATCAAGGACGACGATTCCAAGTTTGACATGCTCGTGAGGAACTGCATGGCGCACGACGGTAAACGCGCGCCGATACAGCTGGTGGATCAGCGCGGTTGTATAACGCGACCTAAATTGATGTCTCGATTCACCAAGATCAAAAACTTTGGCGCCTCGGCGTCGGTGCTGTCGTACGCCCATTTCCAGGCGTTTAAATTCCCGGACTCCATGGAGGTTCACTTCCAATGCACCATACAGATCTGCCGGTACCAGTGTCCGGAACAGTGCTCGGAATCGTCGCCCTTCCTGGACAATCAAGGTCTTCTGGAGAACCATCACCATCATCACGCGGCGGCGATAAACGGACACCCCGATGTAGGATACGGTTTACCGCCTCCGATCCCGCTGCCGTTGGAGGCCTATTTACAGGCGGCAGCTGGGCAGCCTCGGGacgagaggaggaggaagtcCCGCGAGATTTCGCATAATCCACAAAAGGCTGTCGGTGTAAATCGAATCATTCGGGTGGTCTCGACCGGCGACCTGACCTTCTCCATCGACGAGGGCAACAACAGCGGCGAACAGCTGTTGAACGGCGGGCCGACGATGATATTCCCGCAACGCGTTCACGACAACGCAACTAGCTCAGCCATGATTTGCATGACTACTCCCGGATTCGCGATTACTCTCATCGTACTACTCGCTATTCTACTTTCTTCGTGCGTGCTCTCGGCCTACCTGTTCATGCGTCTCAGGCCCTTTTCGGCGAGGGCTAAGAAATCCAACGTCGCCGGACAGAACGGCAGCGTGACGAAGAAATGTTCGAGAACGTGCTTCTACTCATAG